One window of Cohnella hashimotonis genomic DNA carries:
- a CDS encoding dihydrodipicolinate synthase family protein has protein sequence MKGNIPVIPTPFENGKIDYEGFENLIRHTSDYVEGYVIGGSTGESPALSAEERIEIAEFFGKRLPDKHIVIGLGHTNLEEASRIGKAAANAGIRTALVPSPYYFPNSLDMVKAYVGSLAEKTGLQIVFYDNPVTTKTFYTAQQLIELAAAVPAIKAVKMTDHNMGKIRSLKKNTELAVFGGDDIIAYRAIEAGVDGNMIIAPIIFPKEFKESWDLHRAGKREESFALFSKAILPFIHMFGPGDEIPTTKALYKHLGLFKSAETRLPLLPSDEHRVSETLLGYRFGLSQI, from the coding sequence GTGAAAGGTAACATACCCGTCATACCGACGCCGTTCGAAAACGGCAAGATCGACTACGAAGGCTTCGAAAACTTGATTCGGCATACATCCGACTACGTGGAAGGCTATGTCATCGGCGGGAGCACAGGCGAATCTCCGGCGTTGTCCGCCGAAGAGCGCATCGAAATCGCCGAATTTTTCGGCAAGCGTCTGCCGGACAAGCATATCGTCATCGGCCTCGGACATACGAACCTGGAGGAAGCTTCGAGAATCGGCAAGGCGGCCGCGAATGCAGGCATCCGGACCGCGCTGGTGCCCAGTCCTTATTATTTCCCGAATTCGCTGGATATGGTGAAAGCCTATGTCGGCAGCCTGGCGGAGAAAACGGGACTGCAGATCGTTTTTTACGACAATCCGGTCACGACCAAGACGTTCTATACCGCGCAGCAATTGATAGAGCTGGCAGCCGCCGTTCCGGCGATCAAGGCGGTCAAGATGACCGACCATAATATGGGCAAGATCAGGTCTCTCAAGAAAAATACCGAGCTTGCCGTATTCGGCGGAGACGATATCATCGCCTATCGCGCGATCGAAGCCGGAGTCGACGGAAATATGATTATCGCGCCGATCATCTTCCCGAAGGAATTCAAGGAGAGCTGGGATTTGCACCGGGCCGGCAAGCGCGAAGAGAGCTTCGCTCTTTTCTCCAAGGCGATTCTGCCGTTCATCCATATGTTCGGTCCCGGGGACGAGATACCGACGACCAAAGCGCTTTACAAGCATCTCGGGCTGTTCAAGAGCGCCGAGACGCGGCTTCCGCTGCTCCCGTCCGACGAACATCGCGTAAGCGAGACGCTGCTGGGCTATCGATTCGGCTTGTCCCAAATCTAA
- a CDS encoding DegT/DnrJ/EryC1/StrS family aminotransferase, with translation MTNNVDRLALFGGPMAVTDAPGDLFTWPIVTQEDEEAALDVLRRGAMSGTDVTMQFESDFKEWLKCDYALGFNNGTASLQAAMFGCGVGIGDEVICPSVTYWASGAPAYSLGATVAFADIDPVSLCLDPNDLERLIGERTKAIVVVHYFGHPADMDPIMAVADKYNLKVIEDVSHAQGGVYKGRKLGTIGHVGAMSLMAGKSLAVGEAGMLVTNDREIYERALAFGHYERYNNDIRSDSLKPFVGLPLGGAKHRMHQLSSAVGRVQLRHYEARQAEIRRAMNYFWDLLEDVPGLRAHRTTQGSDSLMGGWYAAHGHYVPEELGGLSVSRFCEAVRAEGVQDCVPGCNLPLHTHPLFQEADVYRHGRPTRIANAARDVRTLDANLPVSAGIAARVYAIPWFKHDRREAIERYALAFRKAALNYKELLEGDAGNPSTMGGWNMFNRK, from the coding sequence ATGACCAATAACGTAGATCGGCTGGCCTTGTTCGGCGGTCCGATGGCGGTAACCGACGCGCCCGGAGATCTGTTTACCTGGCCGATCGTTACGCAAGAAGACGAGGAAGCGGCGCTTGACGTGCTGCGAAGAGGCGCCATGTCCGGCACGGACGTCACGATGCAGTTCGAATCGGACTTCAAGGAATGGCTCAAGTGCGATTATGCGCTCGGCTTCAACAACGGGACGGCCTCGCTCCAAGCCGCCATGTTCGGCTGCGGCGTAGGCATCGGCGACGAAGTCATCTGCCCGAGCGTCACGTACTGGGCGTCCGGCGCGCCCGCCTACTCGCTCGGCGCGACGGTCGCGTTTGCGGACATCGATCCGGTCAGCCTGTGCCTCGATCCGAACGATCTCGAGCGCTTGATCGGCGAACGGACCAAAGCGATCGTCGTCGTCCACTACTTCGGCCACCCCGCCGACATGGACCCGATCATGGCCGTCGCCGACAAGTATAACCTCAAGGTCATCGAAGACGTCTCTCACGCGCAAGGCGGCGTTTACAAAGGCCGCAAGCTGGGGACGATCGGCCACGTCGGCGCGATGTCGCTGATGGCCGGCAAGTCTCTGGCGGTCGGCGAAGCCGGCATGCTTGTCACAAACGACCGGGAGATCTACGAGCGGGCGCTCGCCTTCGGCCATTACGAGCGCTACAATAACGACATTCGATCCGATTCGCTGAAGCCCTTCGTCGGACTTCCGCTCGGCGGAGCCAAGCACCGGATGCACCAGCTCAGCTCGGCTGTCGGGCGCGTCCAGCTTCGTCATTACGAAGCGAGACAGGCGGAGATTCGCCGGGCCATGAACTACTTCTGGGACCTGCTCGAGGACGTGCCCGGCCTTCGGGCGCACCGCACGACGCAAGGATCCGACAGTCTGATGGGCGGCTGGTATGCCGCGCACGGCCACTACGTTCCCGAAGAGCTGGGCGGCCTGTCCGTCTCGCGATTCTGCGAGGCGGTGCGCGCCGAAGGCGTCCAGGATTGCGTACCCGGCTGCAATCTGCCGCTCCACACCCACCCGCTGTTCCAGGAAGCGGACGTCTACAGACATGGCCGTCCGACGCGGATCGCGAACGCCGCGCGCGACGTTCGGACGCTGGATGCGAACCTGCCGGTAAGCGCCGGCATCGCCGCCCGCGTGTACGCGATCCCTTGGTTCAAGCATGATCGCCGCGAAGCGATCGAGCGTTACGCGCTCGCCTTCCGCAAGGCGGCGTTGAATTACAAGGAATTGCTCGAAGGCGATGCGGGCAATCCCTCTACCATGGGCGGCTGGAATATGTTCAATCGAAAGTAA
- a CDS encoding DegT/DnrJ/EryC1/StrS family aminotransferase — protein MAESLAIHGGPKVKTTPFGTGKRFGEEELKELREALEQDTLFYHYGEKVKGFLKKFNEMYGVRYSVAASSGTAAIHVALGAAGVTAGDEVITSPITDQGTVIGILYQNAIPVFADVLPDTYNLDPASIEARITKRTKAIVAVHLAGNPCDMDAIMAIARKHRLKVIEDCAQSYMSVYKGRLVGTIGDYGCFSTNDFKHISTGDGGMVTVNSGDEQDYAIVHAFADKNYERFDTKVSRDIHHLAPNYRMTELQGAVGIAQLDKLAWICDTRKAYGAMLTEGLAGTPGIVPPAVTEDSESTYWFYLFRLDTNLLNATVDAFVAALNAEGIPCIRGYIPQPVYLQPMFQKKEAYPGTNYPFSLSDVSYERGICPNAEAVLQTSVRMGISEFYTPDDIRDMATAIRKVAAFFRKAEES, from the coding sequence ATGGCTGAATCATTGGCAATCCACGGCGGTCCCAAGGTCAAGACGACGCCGTTCGGAACGGGAAAGCGTTTCGGGGAAGAAGAATTGAAGGAGCTCCGCGAAGCGCTGGAGCAAGATACGCTGTTCTATCATTACGGCGAGAAGGTTAAAGGCTTCTTGAAAAAATTTAACGAGATGTACGGGGTGCGTTACAGCGTAGCCGCCAGTTCGGGCACGGCCGCCATTCACGTCGCGCTGGGAGCGGCCGGCGTCACCGCGGGAGACGAAGTCATCACGAGCCCGATTACCGACCAGGGGACGGTGATCGGCATCCTGTACCAGAACGCGATTCCCGTATTCGCCGACGTGCTGCCGGACACGTACAACCTGGACCCGGCTTCAATCGAAGCCCGGATCACGAAGCGGACCAAGGCGATCGTCGCCGTGCATCTGGCCGGCAATCCGTGCGATATGGACGCCATCATGGCGATCGCGCGCAAGCATCGGCTGAAGGTGATCGAAGACTGCGCGCAAAGCTATATGAGCGTGTACAAAGGCAGGCTGGTCGGCACGATCGGCGACTACGGCTGCTTCAGCACGAACGATTTCAAACACATCTCGACGGGCGACGGCGGCATGGTCACGGTCAACTCGGGAGACGAGCAAGATTATGCGATCGTCCATGCATTCGCCGACAAAAACTATGAGCGATTCGATACGAAGGTATCCCGCGATATTCATCATCTGGCGCCGAACTACCGCATGACCGAGCTTCAAGGCGCGGTCGGCATCGCCCAATTGGACAAGCTTGCCTGGATTTGCGACACGCGCAAGGCATACGGCGCCATGCTGACGGAAGGACTGGCCGGCACTCCCGGCATTGTGCCCCCGGCCGTCACGGAAGATTCCGAGAGCACTTATTGGTTCTATCTGTTCCGTTTGGATACGAATCTGCTGAACGCGACCGTGGACGCGTTTGTCGCCGCGTTGAACGCGGAAGGCATTCCGTGCATTCGCGGGTATATTCCGCAGCCGGTCTACTTGCAGCCTATGTTTCAGAAAAAAGAAGCCTATCCGGGCACGAACTATCCGTTCAGTCTATCGGACGTCTCCTACGAGCGGGGGATCTGCCCGAACGCCGAAGCCGTGCTGCAGACGTCCGTCCGCATGGGGATCAGCGAATTCTATACGCCGGACGATATTCGCGACATGGCGACGGCGATCCGCAAAGTCGCGGCCTTCTTCCGGAAGGCGGAGGAAAGCTAG
- a CDS encoding extracellular solute-binding protein, with translation MKKTKNRMIATLSFISLIAIATACSSGNGNSENSPSASASAASPASSASGADTGKKYTISMLDFTYGKIPPSNGKAIALLNDKFNIDYKPTIVPYDGYQEKMSTTIAGGDMPDVMGIEEYLASGSLHKWAEQGAFLPLNDYIQKYPSLALVPPEIWAAVTNKDGKIWGIPRYYPNTPTQSWVIRQDWLDNLGLKVPTTYDELGQVALAFTKNDPDKNGKNDTYGLVMGPGGAPGYGMGAYWDRDTWYHKDKDGNLIPGYITDARKENVALFADLYKQGAINKGFGANASFEVGQSDFYNNKAGIFMGGIRGMDENLANSLLSVAPNAKFSSIPPFKAPDGTQGLTAQRGYYRITVLNAKLAGDEGKIDRILSLVDFGRTFIPIDQRTPDNETFDFRSGKLNTGYTFDNGTATFTQPDQGLLVSSYLPDSNMWAPSVLDNKYSDTTQSPILKEYVKQLESEYANYEEYVDPQYMGYSETLNSNKGADAILKVADAQVKMIMGELPLTSWDKMVDDFMKSGGTDIIKEMNESLQGRTLIGFKKMGQ, from the coding sequence ATGAAAAAGACAAAAAATCGAATGATCGCAACGCTATCCTTCATTTCTCTGATCGCTATCGCAACGGCCTGTTCTTCCGGCAATGGCAACTCGGAGAATTCCCCGAGCGCGAGCGCCTCCGCTGCGTCGCCCGCAAGCAGCGCCAGCGGCGCGGACACAGGCAAGAAATACACCATCTCGATGCTTGATTTCACCTATGGCAAAATCCCGCCTTCGAACGGCAAAGCCATAGCGCTTCTGAACGATAAATTCAACATTGACTACAAACCGACGATCGTTCCTTACGACGGCTATCAAGAGAAAATGTCCACCACGATCGCAGGCGGCGACATGCCCGACGTCATGGGCATAGAGGAATATTTAGCGTCCGGCTCCTTGCACAAATGGGCCGAGCAAGGCGCGTTCCTGCCGCTAAACGACTATATCCAAAAGTATCCGAGTCTCGCGCTCGTTCCGCCGGAAATCTGGGCGGCCGTCACCAACAAGGACGGCAAGATTTGGGGAATTCCGCGCTATTATCCAAATACGCCGACGCAGAGCTGGGTCATTCGCCAGGATTGGTTGGACAATCTCGGTCTGAAAGTACCGACGACTTACGACGAGCTCGGGCAAGTCGCGCTTGCGTTCACCAAGAACGATCCGGACAAAAACGGTAAAAACGACACCTACGGTCTGGTCATGGGCCCCGGCGGCGCGCCCGGCTACGGCATGGGCGCTTACTGGGACAGAGACACCTGGTACCACAAGGACAAGGACGGCAATCTGATCCCGGGCTACATCACCGACGCCCGTAAGGAAAACGTAGCGCTGTTCGCCGATTTGTACAAGCAAGGCGCCATTAACAAAGGCTTCGGCGCCAACGCCAGCTTCGAAGTCGGACAATCCGACTTTTACAACAACAAAGCGGGCATTTTCATGGGCGGCATTCGCGGCATGGACGAGAATCTCGCCAATTCCTTGCTGTCGGTCGCACCAAACGCGAAGTTCTCCTCCATCCCGCCTTTTAAAGCGCCGGACGGCACGCAAGGCCTGACCGCGCAGCGCGGCTACTACCGGATTACGGTGTTGAACGCCAAGCTTGCCGGCGACGAAGGCAAGATCGACCGCATCCTGTCGTTGGTCGACTTTGGACGTACGTTCATTCCGATCGATCAGCGCACGCCGGACAACGAGACGTTCGACTTCCGTTCCGGCAAGCTGAATACGGGCTACACGTTCGACAATGGCACCGCTACGTTCACCCAGCCGGATCAAGGCCTGCTCGTATCTTCTTACCTGCCCGACAGCAACATGTGGGCCCCGTCCGTGCTGGACAACAAGTATTCGGACACGACGCAGTCCCCTATCCTCAAAGAATACGTGAAACAGCTCGAGAGTGAATACGCGAACTACGAAGAGTACGTGGATCCCCAGTACATGGGATATTCCGAAACGTTAAACAGCAACAAAGGCGCCGACGCGATCTTAAAGGTTGCGGACGCCCAAGTTAAAATGATCATGGGCGAGCTGCCGTTGACCAGCTGGGACAAAATGGTCGACGACTTCATGAAAAGCGGCGGCACGGATATCATCAAGGAAATGAACGAAAGCCTGCAAGGAAGAACGCTGATCGGCTTTAAGAAAATGGGTCAATAA
- a CDS encoding glycoside hydrolase family 3 N-terminal domain-containing protein, whose amino-acid sequence MDIYKNPSYSIEERTEDLLARMTLKEKVGQLNQHMYGWDAYRREGSRVHLTEAFKRQVAFGDGMGALYGLFRADPWSAVTYNNGIPTADSARVANELQRYVKEHTRLGIPVLLSEECPHGHQALDGTLLPVNLNIGSTWNPQLTERAYARIAAEIRARGAHLALVSTLDILQDPRWGRSEECYGEDPYLASQLTAAVVRGLQGARPEELSAPDKAAAVLKHLCAQGAGQGGHNAGPAAIGERELREIHLPAAKAGKDAGAAGFMAAYNEIDGVPCHANEKLLTGILREEWGFDGIVMADGCAIDRLLALSDDHEEAAAIALSAGVDLSLWDTAFTKLEAAVRQGKADESLIDRAVRRVLRLKFRLGLFENPYVDERLPAAVIGAEETRELNLQLARESIVLLRNGEAGQKGVLPLTDSARRIAVIGPNADALYNQLGDYTSVQRGGTGTTVLQGIAKAAPAGTEIVYERGCGIRDRSREGIAAAVAAARGADIAVVAIGGSSARSFDEAFDSNGEAIVSAGSPSEMDCGEGVDLADLRMGGVQEELVREIAATGTPVVAVVIQGRPHELSGLADHCAAILCAWYPGPEGGRAIGEILFGKVNPSGKLPVSLPRSSAQLPVYYNQKNPGRPRPYIDMPAAALYPFGFGLSYTIFEYGQISLSRESVTAEEIEAGGNVEVRLTVSNNGPRAGAETVQLYIQAGGSPITRRTWELKGFRKVWLEPGAEETVVFQLGKEELAIWDRSMTFAVAPCRLTVRAGDGSADGAEANLLIRRRSD is encoded by the coding sequence GTGGACATCTACAAGAATCCGTCGTATTCGATCGAAGAGAGAACCGAGGACTTGCTGGCGCGCATGACGCTCAAGGAGAAGGTCGGGCAGCTGAATCAGCATATGTACGGCTGGGATGCCTACCGTCGCGAAGGCTCCAGGGTTCATCTGACGGAAGCGTTCAAGCGGCAAGTGGCTTTCGGAGACGGCATGGGGGCGCTATACGGGCTGTTCCGGGCCGATCCTTGGTCGGCGGTTACGTACAACAACGGCATTCCGACGGCGGATAGCGCCCGAGTCGCCAATGAACTGCAGCGATATGTCAAGGAACATACCAGGCTCGGCATCCCGGTCCTGCTGTCCGAGGAATGCCCGCACGGCCATCAGGCGCTGGACGGGACGCTGCTGCCCGTCAATCTGAACATCGGCTCCACATGGAATCCGCAATTGACGGAACGGGCCTACGCCAGAATCGCAGCCGAGATCCGGGCTCGCGGCGCTCATCTCGCGCTTGTCTCCACGCTGGATATATTGCAGGATCCTCGCTGGGGACGATCCGAGGAATGCTACGGCGAGGATCCTTACCTGGCTTCGCAGCTGACGGCGGCCGTCGTGCGCGGACTGCAGGGCGCGCGGCCGGAAGAGCTGAGCGCTCCGGACAAGGCTGCTGCCGTGTTGAAACATCTTTGTGCGCAGGGCGCCGGCCAGGGCGGGCACAATGCCGGTCCCGCGGCGATCGGCGAGCGGGAGCTGCGCGAGATCCATCTTCCGGCCGCTAAAGCCGGGAAGGACGCCGGCGCGGCCGGCTTTATGGCCGCCTATAACGAGATCGACGGCGTCCCGTGCCACGCCAACGAGAAGCTGCTCACCGGCATCCTGCGCGAAGAATGGGGCTTCGATGGAATCGTCATGGCCGACGGCTGCGCGATCGATCGGCTGCTGGCTTTAAGCGACGATCATGAAGAGGCGGCTGCGATCGCGCTGTCGGCGGGCGTCGATCTGAGCCTGTGGGATACCGCCTTCACGAAGCTGGAGGCTGCGGTTCGGCAGGGCAAGGCGGACGAATCGTTGATCGACCGCGCCGTTCGGCGCGTGCTGCGGCTTAAATTCCGGCTGGGGCTGTTCGAGAATCCGTATGTGGACGAACGGCTGCCGGCAGCCGTCATCGGCGCGGAGGAGACGCGCGAGCTGAACCTGCAGCTGGCGAGGGAATCGATCGTCTTGCTGCGCAACGGGGAAGCGGGACAAAAGGGCGTCCTGCCCTTGACCGACTCGGCGAGACGGATCGCGGTGATCGGCCCGAATGCGGATGCCTTGTACAATCAATTGGGGGACTATACGAGCGTTCAGCGGGGCGGGACCGGGACAACCGTGCTTCAAGGCATCGCGAAGGCGGCACCTGCCGGCACCGAGATCGTATATGAGCGGGGCTGCGGCATACGCGACCGGTCGCGGGAAGGCATCGCTGCGGCGGTCGCCGCCGCGCGCGGCGCCGATATCGCCGTCGTCGCGATCGGCGGCAGCAGCGCGCGATCCTTCGACGAAGCGTTCGACAGCAACGGCGAGGCGATCGTATCGGCAGGGAGTCCGTCGGAGATGGACTGCGGCGAAGGGGTCGATCTGGCCGATCTGCGGATGGGCGGCGTCCAGGAGGAGCTGGTGCGCGAGATCGCCGCGACGGGAACGCCGGTCGTCGCCGTCGTGATCCAGGGCCGCCCGCATGAGCTGTCGGGCCTGGCGGATCACTGCGCGGCGATCTTGTGCGCCTGGTACCCGGGCCCGGAAGGCGGCCGCGCGATCGGCGAAATTCTGTTCGGCAAGGTCAATCCGAGCGGCAAGCTTCCCGTCTCGCTGCCGCGTTCCTCGGCGCAGCTGCCGGTCTATTACAACCAGAAAAATCCGGGCCGGCCGCGCCCTTATATCGACATGCCGGCTGCAGCCTTATATCCTTTCGGATTCGGGCTCAGCTACACGATTTTCGAATACGGCCAAATCTCGCTGTCGCGCGAATCGGTCACGGCCGAGGAGATCGAAGCGGGAGGAAACGTGGAAGTCCGGCTGACCGTGTCCAACAACGGCCCGCGGGCCGGTGCGGAGACGGTGCAGCTCTACATTCAGGCCGGCGGATCGCCGATCACGCGCCGGACGTGGGAGCTCAAGGGGTTCCGCAAGGTGTGGCTGGAGCCGGGGGCGGAAGAGACGGTCGTCTTCCAGCTGGGCAAGGAAGAGCTGGCGATCTGGGATCGCAGCATGACATTCGCCGTCGCGCCGTGCCGGTTGACCGTACGGGCGGGGGACGGCAGCGCCGATGGCGCCGAAGCGAATCTGTTGATTAGGAGGCGAAGCGATTGA
- a CDS encoding carbohydrate ABC transporter permease encodes MHFKTKSDRWFDGINYLLLSVVGLCMVFPLLYIFSVSFSTMQDFIQKDIVLWPSHWDLGAYKYIFDTPVFGRAMLVSACLTVVITLFNLLMTSMMAFATVHSFVGSKLILRMIIFTLLFSPGLIPSYLMVRNLHLIDTYWALILPGAISTFNLIVIRQFFQNLPKEIFEASKIDGAHELQMFTKLVLPLSKPALAAFALFYAVDAWNAYFNVILYINDTTKWTIQVVLRQIVIVSPPDNNLIASLLKDPPPAQTVQMAAVLVATLPVLVIYPFLQKHFAKGVMLGSVKG; translated from the coding sequence ATGCATTTCAAAACAAAATCGGACAGGTGGTTCGACGGAATCAATTACCTGCTGCTGTCCGTCGTCGGTCTGTGTATGGTCTTCCCGCTGCTGTACATCTTCTCCGTTTCCTTCTCGACGATGCAGGATTTTATTCAGAAGGACATCGTATTGTGGCCATCGCATTGGGATTTGGGCGCGTACAAATATATTTTCGATACGCCCGTTTTCGGCCGCGCGATGTTGGTCAGCGCCTGTCTCACCGTGGTCATCACGCTATTCAATCTGCTCATGACCAGTATGATGGCTTTCGCTACCGTCCATTCCTTCGTCGGTTCGAAGCTGATCCTGAGAATGATCATTTTCACCTTATTGTTTTCTCCGGGGCTCATCCCCAGCTACTTGATGGTTCGCAACCTGCATCTGATCGACACCTACTGGGCGCTTATCCTGCCCGGCGCGATCAGCACGTTTAACTTGATCGTCATTCGACAGTTTTTTCAAAACCTGCCCAAGGAAATCTTCGAAGCTTCGAAGATCGACGGCGCGCATGAGCTTCAAATGTTCACGAAGCTGGTGCTCCCTCTCTCCAAACCTGCCCTCGCGGCGTTCGCTCTCTTCTACGCCGTCGATGCTTGGAACGCGTACTTCAACGTGATTCTCTACATTAACGATACGACGAAATGGACGATTCAGGTCGTGCTTCGGCAAATCGTAATCGTCTCCCCGCCCGACAACAATTTGATAGCCAGCTTGTTGAAGGATCCGCCTCCGGCGCAAACCGTTCAGATGGCAGCCGTGCTTGTCGCCACGCTGCCCGTGCTCGTGATCTATCCGTTTCTGCAAAAGCACTTCGCTAAAGGGGTGATGCTGGGATCCGTTAAAGGTTAA
- a CDS encoding ABC transporter permease: MKMPSEMAADGSRRPRTYFRTLLKKSWRDRYIFILLLPGLLYFLLFKIIPVFGNVIAFQDYNPFKGMWASDWVGLSNFKRIFEDTDVLRILRNTLFISLMQIIFVFPAPILLAIMLNEVAREKTKRLIQSIIYLPHFFSWVVIVSIATIFLKPEGLINQLLQYFGYDWISFMTNPHLFVPIVIIELIWKETGWSTIIFLAALASINHELLEAAIVDGANRWKRIWHIIVPSIGSTIAILLILRLGTVLDTGFEQIFLMLNPFNRDIGEVLDTYVYTKGIKQGDFSFSTAVGLFKGVVGLVLVLTANRIIKKSGNDGLF, encoded by the coding sequence ATGAAAATGCCGTCGGAAATGGCCGCTGATGGTAGCCGTCGACCCAGAACTTATTTTCGAACGCTGCTCAAAAAAAGCTGGAGAGACCGCTACATTTTCATTCTTCTCCTGCCGGGCTTGCTCTATTTCCTCTTGTTCAAGATCATTCCCGTATTCGGCAACGTGATCGCGTTTCAAGATTACAACCCCTTCAAGGGCATGTGGGCGAGCGATTGGGTCGGCTTGAGCAATTTCAAACGAATCTTCGAGGATACCGACGTGCTTCGGATCCTTCGTAACACGCTGTTTATTTCCCTCATGCAAATCATATTCGTGTTTCCCGCACCGATCCTGCTTGCGATCATGTTAAACGAGGTTGCCCGCGAAAAAACCAAACGACTCATCCAATCCATTATTTATTTGCCCCATTTCTTCTCCTGGGTCGTCATCGTCAGCATCGCGACGATCTTTCTAAAGCCCGAAGGCCTGATCAATCAACTACTCCAGTACTTCGGCTACGATTGGATATCCTTCATGACCAATCCGCATCTGTTCGTACCGATCGTCATCATCGAGCTCATCTGGAAGGAAACCGGCTGGTCGACGATTATCTTTCTGGCGGCGCTCGCCTCCATCAATCACGAGCTGCTCGAAGCCGCGATCGTCGACGGCGCCAATCGCTGGAAAAGGATCTGGCATATTATCGTGCCCTCCATCGGCTCGACGATTGCGATTCTGCTTATTCTTCGTCTCGGCACGGTTCTGGACACCGGCTTCGAACAAATCTTTCTGATGCTTAACCCGTTTAATCGGGACATCGGCGAAGTGCTGGACACTTACGTGTACACGAAAGGCATCAAACAGGGCGATTTCAGCTTCAGCACCGCCGTCGGCTTGTTCAAGGGCGTTGTCGGACTTGTGCTCGTTCTCACGGCCAACCGGATCATCAAAAAGTCCGGCAATGACGGGTTATTCTAA
- a CDS encoding extracellular solute-binding protein, with translation MIKKEFRYIELAGKLRTEILSGYLKPGQFLLPEKELCQVYDISRNSLRQALELLTNEGLLVKMVGRGTMVNKELDIGKHAGSVINIICPQHSSYVNKALPILIEMFKAQYPNVEFRQFGTGVSNEDFLQDLSSFGVNADIVIMSDIDMQRLPLDKFLTLEEIELEQEIAQDKLMEIFGLPNGQYAIPLTYSPVFLACNPQLFEESGLELPQKEWSWAQFVETAKALTRDSNGDGLNDIYGFGLSSSLYRWPVLARKHSYPFWKEPSGMLDTEGLAGFLDFVQSLLYRDGVSPVMAVNDWELLAQLFDEGRLGMFLTTTLTTSMNNAAFPVTVIPLPASKNAVKGNLAIANGMMVPQTSGNPTLAKQFAQFAMRADYQMRMASEAKLLSVYTKVNEEVWTERERSALGLTASNSEPLYFMNEMLPDPNLEHALVQEMNLFWAGFETPAETILRLNDRLRHLFTQDPV, from the coding sequence GTGATTAAGAAGGAATTTCGATATATCGAGCTGGCGGGGAAGCTGCGGACGGAGATTTTGTCCGGCTACCTGAAGCCGGGCCAATTCCTGCTTCCGGAGAAGGAGCTGTGCCAGGTATACGACATTAGCCGCAATTCGCTGCGGCAGGCGCTCGAGCTGCTTACGAATGAGGGGCTGTTGGTCAAGATGGTCGGCCGCGGCACGATGGTCAACAAGGAGCTCGACATCGGCAAGCATGCGGGGAGCGTCATCAACATCATTTGTCCCCAGCACTCCTCTTACGTGAACAAGGCGCTGCCGATTCTGATCGAGATGTTCAAAGCGCAATATCCGAACGTCGAGTTCAGGCAGTTCGGCACGGGCGTCAGCAACGAGGACTTCCTCCAGGACTTGTCCAGCTTCGGCGTCAACGCGGACATCGTCATCATGAGCGACATCGACATGCAGCGTTTGCCGCTCGACAAGTTTTTGACGCTGGAAGAGATTGAATTGGAGCAAGAGATCGCGCAGGACAAGCTCATGGAAATTTTCGGCCTTCCGAACGGGCAGTACGCCATCCCGCTCACTTATTCGCCGGTATTTCTGGCATGCAATCCGCAGTTGTTCGAAGAAAGCGGACTGGAGCTTCCGCAAAAAGAATGGAGCTGGGCGCAGTTCGTCGAAACGGCCAAAGCGCTGACAAGGGATTCGAACGGGGACGGCCTGAACGACATCTACGGCTTCGGCTTATCCTCTTCGCTGTATCGCTGGCCGGTACTCGCCAGAAAGCACAGCTACCCGTTCTGGAAGGAGCCGTCCGGCATGCTGGACACCGAAGGGCTGGCCGGCTTTCTGGACTTCGTTCAATCGCTCCTCTATCGGGACGGCGTAAGTCCGGTGATGGCCGTCAACGACTGGGAGCTTCTCGCCCAGCTGTTCGACGAAGGCCGCCTTGGCATGTTCCTGACGACGACGCTGACGACCAGCATGAACAACGCCGCATTCCCCGTGACCGTTATCCCCCTGCCTGCAAGCAAGAACGCCGTAAAAGGCAACCTCGCGATCGCCAACGGCATGATGGTTCCGCAGACGAGCGGCAATCCGACGCTGGCCAAGCAGTTCGCCCAGTTCGCGATGCGGGCCGACTATCAGATGCGCATGGCAAGCGAAGCCAAGCTTCTGTCCGTCTATACGAAGGTAAACGAGGAAGTGTGGACGGAACGCGAACGCAGCGCGCTCGGCTTGACGGCGTCCAATTCGGAACCGCTGTACTTCATGAACGAGATGCTGCCCGATCCGAACCTCGAGCATGCGCTCGTTCAAGAGATGAACCTGTTCTGGGCGGGATTCGAAACGCCGGCCGAGACGATTTTGCGTTTGAACGACAGACTGCGGCATCTATTTACGCAAGATCCGGTTTGA